The following coding sequences are from one Paenibacillus sp. FSL R5-0912 window:
- a CDS encoding helix-turn-helix domain-containing protein encodes MPKYSKVFRRFLISYLVILIIPSIGGYMSYQTSISVTQSISIENSVTQLEKSQEILERRMAEVEGLTRQLAINQELNVLMNEQGRETNVFGIWRAMRNVLTFGQTNDFLQDYYIYLANYDLVLTAGSSYRPDHYYEIYHYKDLPLEDWKKEILDRTHRSEIKPLSAYVSKGTSKSVITYMQSLPLDSFNNSSPAVVVVNIDEKIIASLLSGLTERAGGWVHISDAEGNTIVLQGQNDAYVDKLAADPFFDADKVSQFYRDDLVITTRSGTNGWVYQAGIPRSVLMKNANTIKHMTWLITAGALFLGLLAGLVLAYRNSMPINRLLAVMKEQFGKEDSPERNEFDFLSGNIADMITKNKLLETELNRQLPLVRDAFLKRLIAGEFESREEIVSAAEQADIGLGEGTGYAGILQIKGYSGMDSVEILNELNAARLLLKQTFAELAGPLPMTDMGSDKIVILFFSSTADGGPAGKEDGMELLMDQWVQRVFEEYRISVQGGFGEYFSSVTEVSQSFEQARQALEYAVYTNRKGVMRHQEVQIENTTYYYPLETEQRLISTIRAGELAEAERIIDATFAQNLGPRELSMEMKHQLIGEMKGTFLKLLDQKIFMESPLGESIKRQIIDIDTSSPIESIQAEFLELTGELCGFITNKKKDAHTQIIKQMYQYTAEMYADTELTLYRVAEHVERPEKYISQLFKEVTGVNYSDHLIKVRMDEAAILLRESRYTVDEIAARVGYNSSHSFRRAFKRLTGISPSTYRQSHGE; translated from the coding sequence ATGCCCAAGTACTCCAAGGTGTTCCGCAGATTTCTGATCTCCTATCTGGTCATCTTAATTATTCCCAGCATTGGGGGCTACATGTCGTACCAAACTTCAATCTCTGTAACCCAGTCCATTTCGATTGAGAATAGCGTGACCCAGCTGGAGAAAAGCCAGGAGATTCTGGAGCGCCGCATGGCTGAGGTTGAAGGGCTTACCCGGCAGCTGGCCATAAATCAGGAACTGAATGTACTGATGAATGAACAAGGCCGTGAAACGAATGTGTTCGGGATCTGGAGAGCAATGCGCAATGTCCTGACCTTCGGACAGACGAATGATTTTTTGCAGGACTATTATATTTATCTGGCTAATTATGATCTGGTGCTGACTGCCGGCTCCTCCTACCGCCCGGATCATTATTACGAGATCTATCACTACAAGGATCTCCCGCTGGAGGATTGGAAAAAGGAGATTCTGGACCGTACGCACCGGAGTGAGATTAAGCCGCTGAGCGCATACGTAAGTAAAGGTACGTCAAAGTCAGTGATTACTTACATGCAGTCGCTGCCGCTGGACAGCTTCAATAATTCTTCGCCGGCTGTCGTGGTGGTTAATATTGACGAGAAGATTATCGCCAGTCTGCTGTCCGGGCTGACCGAGCGTGCTGGAGGCTGGGTACATATCAGCGATGCAGAGGGCAATACGATAGTGCTGCAAGGGCAAAATGATGCTTACGTGGATAAGCTGGCTGCTGATCCTTTTTTTGACGCGGATAAGGTAAGCCAGTTCTACAGGGATGATCTCGTGATCACGACCCGCTCCGGCACGAACGGCTGGGTGTACCAGGCGGGGATTCCCCGCAGTGTGCTGATGAAGAACGCGAATACTATTAAGCATATGACTTGGCTGATTACAGCTGGTGCCCTATTCCTCGGTCTGTTGGCCGGGCTTGTGCTTGCCTATAGAAACAGTATGCCGATTAACCGTCTGCTGGCCGTGATGAAGGAGCAGTTCGGCAAGGAGGATAGCCCCGAGCGCAATGAATTCGACTTCCTGAGCGGGAATATCGCCGACATGATTACGAAGAACAAGCTGCTGGAGACCGAGCTTAACCGTCAGCTGCCGCTGGTCCGGGATGCTTTTCTTAAACGGCTGATCGCCGGGGAATTCGAATCCAGGGAAGAGATTGTCTCGGCAGCCGAGCAGGCGGATATCGGACTGGGTGAAGGAACCGGGTATGCGGGAATTCTGCAGATCAAAGGGTATTCCGGTATGGACAGTGTTGAAATCCTGAATGAGCTGAATGCGGCCAGGCTCCTGCTGAAGCAGACGTTTGCCGAGCTGGCGGGTCCGCTCCCGATGACAGATATGGGTTCGGACAAAATAGTCATCCTGTTCTTCTCCAGCACAGCTGACGGTGGGCCGGCGGGCAAGGAAGATGGGATGGAGCTCCTGATGGATCAGTGGGTTCAGCGGGTGTTTGAGGAATACCGCATTTCAGTGCAGGGCGGCTTCGGGGAGTATTTCTCGTCGGTTACAGAGGTTAGCCAGTCCTTCGAGCAGGCCAGACAGGCACTGGAATATGCCGTATATACGAACCGTAAAGGAGTCATGCGCCATCAGGAGGTGCAGATTGAGAATACGACCTATTATTATCCTCTGGAGACGGAGCAGCGTCTGATCAGTACGATCCGTGCCGGCGAGCTGGCCGAGGCGGAGCGGATTATTGACGCTACTTTTGCGCAGAATCTGGGGCCCCGCGAGCTGTCTATGGAGATGAAGCATCAGCTGATCGGGGAGATGAAGGGCACCTTCCTCAAGCTGCTGGATCAAAAAATATTCATGGAGTCCCCGCTCGGTGAGAGCATCAAACGTCAGATTATCGACATTGACACCTCGTCGCCGATCGAGAGTATTCAGGCAGAATTCCTTGAGCTGACCGGAGAGCTCTGCGGATTCATCACCAACAAAAAGAAGGATGCGCACACCCAGATCATCAAGCAGATGTACCAGTATACCGCAGAGATGTACGCCGATACCGAGCTCACCCTGTACCGCGTCGCTGAGCATGTGGAGCGGCCCGAGAAATATATCTCGCAGCTGTTTAAGGAAGTGACGGGGGTGAATTATTCGGATCACCTGATTAAGGTACGGATGGATGAGGCGGCAATCCTGCTGAGAGAGAGCCGGTACACGGTGGATGAGATCGCGGCCAGAGTCGGCTACAACAGCTCGCATTCTTTCCGGCGGGCGTTCAAGCGGCTGACGGGCATTTCGCCGAGCACCTACCGACAATCGCATGGCGAATAG
- a CDS encoding MarR family winged helix-turn-helix transcriptional regulator — protein MSVQDSRERQLLIALENIKRLTPRQQSLDSIPHGEFVTMFVIHAAMKQQEADEQERGGPCRGLMVSRLSELMQVSRPTASQMVSALEEKGYIERVMSETDRRVIYICLSAKGQAVFGSRMDRYSGVLAEIIDKVGGEEIDQLISTCGRLMEAVNEVRPRVMGNPSE, from the coding sequence ATGAGTGTCCAGGACAGCCGGGAAAGGCAGCTGCTTATCGCACTGGAAAATATAAAACGCCTAACCCCCCGTCAGCAGAGCCTAGACTCTATCCCGCATGGAGAATTTGTAACGATGTTTGTCATTCATGCAGCCATGAAGCAGCAGGAGGCGGATGAACAGGAACGGGGAGGCCCGTGCCGCGGCCTGATGGTCTCCCGGTTAAGTGAGCTGATGCAGGTCAGCCGGCCGACGGCTTCACAAATGGTCAGTGCGCTGGAAGAGAAGGGATACATTGAACGTGTAATGTCCGAAACCGACCGCAGGGTCATTTATATCTGCCTGTCGGCCAAAGGCCAGGCGGTATTCGGCAGCAGAATGGACCGTTATTCGGGTGTGCTGGCCGAGATTATCGATAAGGTGGGTGGGGAGGAGATTGATCAGCTGATCTCAACCTGCGGCCGTCTGATGGAAGCCGTGAACGAGGTGCGGCCACGTGTGATGGGGAATCCGTCCGAATGA
- a CDS encoding MDR family MFS transporter: MEHLTQKKKVTIMVALMAAMFFAAINQTIVGTAMPRIIAILGGIEHYTWVITIYMLTSTIATVLVGKLSDIYGRKPFLLAGIVIFIIGAFLSGLSDNIYQMITYRGIQGVGGGILMSATVTAVGDLFAPRERAKWTGIMMAIFGFSSVIGPTLGGFMVDHMDWRWIFWIFLPLGIVAFIMIWRMFPKSTRAVSETIDYPGSIFLSLSIVALLLGFSWAGTKYAWSSPEILGLFAAAIASAVILIWIERKAKSPVLPLSLFKNSIVTLSMIIGFLMNAGMMGAMIYLPFFVQGVEGVSPTNSGFINMPMSLMMIVLSTLAGRWISKSGKYKRYAMIGMPFMVAAMIMMAFMNSIIMAVASMIVFGIGLGLAMPVFTLTVQNAVAPQMLGVATATNTLFRNLGGTIGIAVMGTVMNTTLTHKLESVVASGKGPDLSKLDPEAAKQLTAFMNPQLLLDQPKLKELHTTLPEQIRPLFNQLIEMLRGALSDSLTVVFLSGTALLVIAAVLVLFLKEIPLRSSESKTEAAAEEAGAGSKLRKETATAGH, translated from the coding sequence ATGGAGCATCTCACGCAAAAAAAGAAAGTAACCATTATGGTCGCCTTAATGGCAGCGATGTTCTTCGCGGCGATCAATCAGACGATTGTCGGCACCGCGATGCCCCGGATTATTGCCATCCTGGGCGGAATTGAGCATTACACCTGGGTAATCACCATCTATATGCTAACCTCCACCATTGCCACGGTGCTGGTCGGTAAGTTATCCGATATCTACGGCCGCAAGCCCTTCCTGCTCGCCGGGATCGTTATTTTCATCATCGGGGCCTTCCTGTCAGGCTTGTCTGACAACATCTATCAGATGATCACCTACCGCGGGATACAGGGCGTCGGCGGCGGGATTCTGATGTCGGCCACCGTCACTGCCGTAGGTGACCTGTTCGCTCCCCGGGAAAGGGCGAAGTGGACGGGAATTATGATGGCCATCTTCGGATTCTCCAGCGTAATCGGCCCTACCCTCGGCGGATTCATGGTCGATCATATGGATTGGCGCTGGATCTTCTGGATCTTCCTGCCACTCGGAATTGTAGCCTTCATCATGATCTGGAGAATGTTCCCGAAAAGCACGCGCGCCGTTTCCGAAACGATCGACTATCCGGGTTCCATCTTCCTGTCCCTCAGCATCGTCGCCCTGCTGCTCGGCTTCTCCTGGGCAGGCACCAAATATGCTTGGAGTTCACCGGAGATTCTCGGACTGTTCGCGGCTGCCATTGCCAGTGCAGTCATTCTGATATGGATCGAGCGCAAGGCCAAGAGTCCGGTGCTCCCCCTCTCCCTGTTCAAGAATTCGATTGTCACCCTCTCGATGATTATCGGCTTCCTGATGAATGCGGGCATGATGGGTGCAATGATCTATCTGCCGTTCTTCGTGCAAGGGGTCGAGGGCGTGTCCCCGACCAATTCCGGCTTCATCAACATGCCGATGTCGCTGATGATGATTGTGCTCAGCACACTGGCCGGCCGCTGGATCTCCAAGTCCGGTAAATACAAGCGCTACGCCATGATCGGCATGCCGTTTATGGTCGCCGCCATGATTATGATGGCCTTCATGAACAGCATCATCATGGCTGTGGCCAGCATGATCGTGTTCGGGATTGGCCTCGGGCTGGCCATGCCGGTATTCACGCTGACCGTACAGAACGCCGTGGCTCCGCAGATGCTGGGCGTAGCTACGGCTACCAACACCCTATTCCGCAACCTTGGCGGAACCATCGGGATTGCCGTTATGGGTACCGTGATGAACACAACCCTTACGCATAAGCTGGAATCTGTGGTAGCCTCAGGCAAAGGCCCTGACCTGTCCAAGCTTGATCCGGAAGCCGCTAAGCAGCTTACAGCCTTCATGAATCCGCAGCTGCTGCTCGACCAGCCCAAGCTGAAGGAGCTGCACACCACGCTGCCGGAGCAGATCCGGCCGCTCTTCAATCAATTGATTGAGATGCTGCGCGGGGCGCTGAGCGACTCCCTGACGGTAGTGTTCCTGAGCGGTACTGCGCTGCTCGTTATTGCAGCCGTGCTTGTTCTGTTCCTGAAGGAGATCCCGCTGCGTTCCAGCGAATCTAAGACAGAGGCTGCCGCAGAGGAAGCCGGTGCAGGAAGCAAGCTGCGGAAGGAGACTGCGACCGCAGGGCATTAA
- a CDS encoding X2-like carbohydrate binding domain-containing protein, producing the protein MKSLGKKIGLCLLMLSMTAAQTGLAGTGQNVAEAADKELAQKPYMGWSSFSMQVYEPSGNWISADSIKKQSDAMHEKLQSHGYEYINIDAGWNGSMDEYGRPVPSTERYPDGFQDVIDYVHNNGQKIGIYLIPGLSIDAYNQNLEIYGTAGECRMQDIAVQPLKIVDAWNAYSYKIDFSNPCAQKYIDSIADMLGEWGIDFVKFDSVTPGSGINNLSLDARGDVEAWSKALARHDIWFELSWALDHNYVDFWKKYANGWRIQWDVEAYDSNVGLTQWANIARLFPDAAVWWRDAGPGGWNDFDSLNVGNGAMDGLTKDERQTAMTFWAVSAAQLYIGNDMTRLDDYGLQLLTNDEVIAVNQSGRPAHPVSMDTKQQVWYANNGDGTYNVALFNLGSRSAAVEVKWSDIGLEGPASVRDLWSHTELGTFEDGYNAGALEPHASRMFKVTAKEGTSIVNDDDTGLRYTGSWQRNGGKEQVPGSQDMNISITDSSPAPGEGEPGDGGQQGGGAGGEAGADPSDPGTGSGASVTRSVYVNDSNPAIAYSGSWSASTGRSAGDHRADVHYTEQNGDYFQYTFSGTGIELLTEKDPAQGDMLVYLDDAASPDRVSTYTSGDKEAQQIVYSATGLAEGEHTLRVVKDSGQYMLLDALRITAGQLINPQAGSFDKAPGNQADLVVALAAGSDSLLAITNNGVALLPGADYTADGSTVILNKEYLFNQPSGRTELALSFDGGSSELFTVQITGSSTVRYEQINNDDPGITYNGSWSRSTGRNMGDYKDDVQYTEINGDSFEYALSGTGISLYTEVDSSQGDMDIYVDGEFKETVSAYRNGRLAQQNLYSISGLPEGIHTLRAVKKSGRFMLLDMLKVEIPDLVNPVEAVFDKAAAAQADIDVTLLRQPGLFGGIRKGSYTLVEGTDYTLSGSTVTLAKSYLAAQPAGTLTLTFEFSGDYQNDVHYTEHDGDYVEYAFTGSGISLVGPTGPELGDIELYVDGELRQTASAYSANRQILQSIVVITGLEAGSHVLKAEKKSGSLMLADQLRITLPAANEGPGEEPTATPAPSVTPEPAATPEATATPQPGATAQTGGNPAPAATASPAVTGTPTPSPAVAPSSTPGIAEEQHAAYAKGYPDGLFKPDQKINRAEMASLLFAAITPEAGGTAASFSDVSADYWAAAAISAVAEAGFMTGYSDGSFRPGKLITRAEMASLAAVLIPADTADTAAGRGFPDIAGHWAEAAILKAQGAGILSGYSDGSFKPGNPLTRAEAVTVINRLTGRGPLRGMAVTPWRDVPLTHWAYADIMEASVNHAWKPSDGGGEQFSGS; encoded by the coding sequence TTGAAGTCTTTGGGTAAGAAAATCGGCTTGTGTCTGCTGATGCTGAGCATGACAGCCGCACAAACCGGACTTGCGGGAACCGGGCAGAATGTGGCAGAGGCAGCTGACAAGGAACTGGCGCAGAAGCCTTATATGGGCTGGAGCAGCTTCAGTATGCAGGTGTATGAGCCTTCAGGGAACTGGATATCGGCGGACAGCATCAAGAAGCAGTCGGATGCCATGCATGAGAAGCTGCAGTCGCACGGCTATGAATACATTAATATCGACGCAGGCTGGAACGGCAGTATGGATGAATACGGCAGACCGGTTCCTAGTACGGAACGGTATCCGGACGGTTTTCAGGATGTCATCGACTATGTCCATAACAATGGGCAGAAGATCGGAATCTATCTGATTCCCGGGTTGTCCATCGACGCCTATAATCAGAATCTTGAAATCTATGGAACTGCCGGTGAATGCCGGATGCAGGACATTGCCGTGCAGCCGCTCAAGATCGTGGATGCCTGGAATGCTTACAGCTACAAGATCGATTTCAGCAACCCCTGCGCGCAAAAGTATATTGATTCCATCGCCGATATGCTTGGCGAATGGGGGATCGACTTCGTCAAATTTGACAGCGTAACTCCGGGGTCGGGAATCAACAATCTGAGTCTTGATGCACGCGGCGATGTGGAAGCCTGGTCCAAGGCTTTGGCCCGGCATGACATCTGGTTCGAGCTCTCCTGGGCGCTCGATCATAATTATGTGGACTTCTGGAAGAAATACGCCAACGGCTGGCGGATCCAGTGGGATGTTGAAGCCTACGACAGCAATGTGGGATTAACCCAGTGGGCCAATATCGCCCGGCTGTTCCCGGATGCTGCCGTATGGTGGCGGGATGCCGGTCCCGGCGGATGGAATGACTTCGATTCGCTGAATGTCGGGAACGGAGCAATGGACGGTCTGACCAAGGATGAACGGCAGACAGCCATGACCTTCTGGGCGGTGTCTGCGGCGCAGCTCTATATCGGCAACGACATGACCCGGCTTGACGACTATGGCCTGCAGCTGCTGACGAATGACGAGGTCATTGCCGTCAACCAGTCCGGGCGTCCTGCCCATCCGGTGTCGATGGATACGAAGCAGCAGGTCTGGTATGCGAATAACGGCGACGGTACCTACAATGTGGCGCTGTTCAATCTCGGCAGCCGCAGTGCAGCAGTGGAGGTGAAGTGGAGCGATATCGGACTCGAAGGTCCCGCTTCTGTCCGCGATCTCTGGAGCCACACGGAGCTTGGAACCTTCGAGGACGGTTACAATGCAGGTGCGCTTGAACCGCATGCTTCGCGGATGTTCAAAGTGACAGCCAAGGAGGGCACCTCGATTGTTAACGATGATGATACCGGACTGCGCTACACCGGCTCCTGGCAGCGTAACGGCGGGAAGGAGCAGGTCCCCGGCAGCCAGGATATGAATATTAGCATCACGGATTCCTCCCCGGCTCCGGGTGAAGGAGAGCCGGGGGACGGCGGGCAACAGGGAGGCGGAGCTGGAGGGGAAGCTGGAGCAGATCCGAGTGATCCGGGAACAGGCAGCGGAGCTTCGGTTACCCGTTCAGTCTATGTCAACGACAGCAATCCGGCTATTGCCTACAGCGGCTCCTGGTCAGCCTCGACCGGCAGATCTGCCGGAGACCACAGGGCGGATGTGCACTATACGGAGCAGAACGGGGACTATTTTCAGTATACCTTTAGCGGTACGGGAATTGAGCTGCTGACGGAGAAGGACCCGGCACAAGGCGATATGCTGGTGTATCTGGACGATGCCGCAAGTCCCGACCGGGTGAGCACGTATACGTCCGGAGATAAGGAGGCCCAGCAGATAGTATATAGCGCAACTGGGCTGGCGGAGGGTGAACATACTCTGAGGGTGGTCAAGGACTCCGGCCAATATATGCTGCTTGATGCGCTGCGGATTACGGCAGGCCAGCTGATTAATCCGCAGGCAGGCAGCTTCGACAAGGCCCCCGGCAACCAGGCGGATCTGGTGGTTGCACTGGCGGCCGGCAGCGACTCGCTGCTGGCAATCACGAATAATGGCGTTGCCCTGCTGCCGGGCGCCGATTACACCGCTGACGGCAGCACAGTCATCCTGAATAAGGAGTATTTGTTCAACCAGCCATCCGGCCGGACGGAGCTGGCGCTTAGCTTCGACGGAGGAAGCAGCGAGCTGTTCACTGTCCAGATCACAGGCTCCTCTACAGTACGCTACGAACAGATCAACAATGATGATCCGGGAATTACCTATAATGGCTCCTGGTCGCGCAGTACAGGAAGAAACATGGGAGATTACAAGGATGATGTGCAGTACACCGAGATTAATGGTGATTCCTTCGAGTACGCCTTGAGCGGGACAGGGATCAGTCTGTATACCGAAGTAGACAGCTCGCAGGGGGATATGGATATCTATGTCGATGGAGAATTCAAAGAAACCGTAAGCGCGTACCGGAACGGCCGGCTGGCCCAGCAGAATCTGTACAGCATTTCCGGTCTTCCGGAAGGCATTCATACATTGCGGGCAGTGAAGAAGTCAGGCCGGTTCATGCTGCTGGATATGCTGAAAGTGGAAATTCCCGACCTCGTTAATCCTGTGGAAGCTGTCTTCGACAAGGCAGCTGCGGCTCAGGCCGATATAGACGTGACGCTGCTCCGGCAGCCGGGCCTGTTCGGGGGTATCCGCAAAGGGTCTTACACGTTGGTGGAGGGTACGGATTATACACTCTCCGGCAGTACAGTCACGCTCGCGAAGTCCTATCTGGCCGCTCAGCCGGCTGGAACACTTACGCTGACCTTTGAATTCAGCGGTGATTATCAGAACGATGTGCATTACACAGAGCATGATGGTGATTATGTCGAATATGCCTTCACGGGTAGCGGGATTTCACTCGTAGGGCCGACAGGCCCTGAACTGGGAGACATTGAGCTGTACGTGGACGGCGAACTGCGGCAGACAGCCAGCGCCTATAGCGCGAACCGGCAGATCCTGCAGAGTATTGTCGTGATTACGGGACTGGAGGCAGGCTCGCATGTGCTGAAGGCCGAGAAGAAATCAGGCAGTCTTATGCTGGCCGATCAGTTAAGAATCACCTTGCCGGCTGCTAACGAGGGTCCGGGTGAAGAGCCGACGGCAACACCGGCTCCAAGTGTAACGCCGGAACCTGCTGCAACGCCGGAAGCTACAGCCACACCACAGCCCGGAGCCACCGCGCAAACCGGAGGCAATCCGGCTCCGGCAGCAACCGCTTCACCTGCAGTGACCGGGACGCCTACACCGTCTCCAGCAGTGGCTCCGTCTTCTACGCCGGGCATTGCAGAGGAGCAGCATGCTGCATATGCCAAAGGATATCCGGACGGCTTGTTTAAGCCAGACCAGAAAATTAACCGCGCCGAGATGGCGTCACTGCTGTTCGCAGCCATCACTCCGGAAGCAGGCGGAACAGCGGCATCGTTCAGTGATGTAAGCGCAGATTACTGGGCAGCGGCGGCGATATCCGCTGTGGCCGAAGCCGGATTTATGACTGGCTACAGTGACGGCAGCTTCAGGCCCGGGAAGCTGATTACCCGTGCCGAGATGGCGAGTCTGGCAGCCGTACTGATACCGGCAGACACGGCAGACACGGCGGCAGGCCGCGGATTCCCGGATATTGCCGGGCACTGGGCAGAGGCAGCCATCCTGAAGGCGCAGGGTGCCGGAATATTGAGCGGCTACAGCGACGGCAGCTTCAAGCCCGGCAATCCGTTAACGCGGGCAGAGGCGGTTACGGTGATTAACAGACTTACCGGCAGAGGACCATTACGCGGGATGGCAGTTACCCCGTGGCGGGATGTTCCGCTTACCCACTGGGCTTATGCTGACATCATGGAGGCTTCGGTGAATCATGCCTGGAAGCCTTCAGACGGAGGGGGTGAGCAGTTCAGCGGCTCCTGA